ggaaaaagaatcactccaaaatctatttttatagtaaagttaagcagaaactagtgattcacacaaatttcaaataattcaaatttaagctattcaaatttgaaaactaatggcactaacagaaagttcaTATTTTTCtaacctaaaagcaaaaagaattaaaaataaagcaaaaaacaaaagaaaataaataatgcaaaaaacaaaacaaaaaaactggaaaAATGCCACccactgggccaccacggcctgaatacgactagaattCCACCCATGGgacaggattcaggcccgcagaaggcccagtaggcccacaggcagataTAGTGTgtttaggcccgtaagcctgcattttaGAGGAGCTTGAGAGGGCAGCgggagtggggcttataaaccactccgagcccctctcaactagcgtgGTGGGACTAAAGTTTTGGCCGCGGTAGCAGCACAcccctttcgtcccggttggtgccaccaaccgggaccaatacccacctttggtcccggttggtggtaccaaTTGAGActaatgccccctttagtcccggttgatgccaccaaccgggaccaaaggtctctgtttcctgccctttgggctgctgaaaagaggtctttggtcctggttggtggtacgaaccgggaccaaaagggtgcattggtcccggttcgtgccaagaaccgggactaaagcttcatgtatataaggaacacttgtgaaaattttggttTTCATCTTGCAGTTtgcccacgccgacgccgtccactgcccacgccgtcgccgtccgccgcccACGACGATGTCgtccgccgcccacgccgtcgccgtcgcccgtgcccctgcccccgcGCGCCCGCCCGGATCCTGCACGtcgacgccgtccgccgcccccaccgtcgccgtcgtcgatgccctcgccgcccccgccgtcgccctcgccggccggccccgctgtgagccaccgccgccccggctctctttttttcaattttttttcatatttGTATTTTTTCCATGTATATATACTTGTAATTTGTACAGATTATTATGTATAGTCATAGTACTAAATCATTAAATTATGTAATTTTTTCACAGAGTAAAAATTTTCTATATGAagaatgcattaggcaaaacctttacttttttccTAAATTTTCTATTTTAACATTTCTTTAAAAAAACCAAGCAATACTACTTTATTTGAACATTCTCTGATTTAGGTTAGTGCATTAGATATTAGGTTAGTGTGCATTTTAGGGTAGTTGAATTACAtgttttttagtaagtgtttaatagaattagttagaaaaataatagaactagttaaactagtttatttttagtaagtactactttattttatttatagtaagtgcttagttgaattagttgatttaataaaactagtttattttactatagaagtagtttatttttagtaagtactactttattttatttatagtaagtgcttagttgaactagttgatttaataaaaatagtttattttactatcgaagtagtttatttttagtaagaaaattaatagaactagtttatttttttagttaaacgatatgtccttttttagaaagataattaaacgatattccgggttgactttaagtctgtcgaggctccaccatatatgagaggacgaagaatcccgactattgtcgtgggggtagcttctccttcgttcccatGTACTAGACAATTCGGTGTAATgaactcgggaacgaaaggaggagctaccatcaccgacggtcgcaaatgtcagagaggaatcagtgagggagagtctccaccatatatgtgaggacgaagaatcccgacagTTGTCGTGGGTGtagcttctcctttgttcccgtgtgctagacaatttggtgtaatgcactcgggaacgaaaggaggagctaccatcaccgacggtcgaatatatacacaacgtgagctgagagttttcaagaaaagacccgacagaccgatagtcaacccgtgatgaataataatgatctaatttagtttttgtagtacatatatttaaccgtacaagtttaatctttgaattatgaacataggaaatgtcgtattcggacgacgaaagtctcccgggggagtgcgactggtgcaacgacgaccgaggtctgtgcgacaggcctcacctggacgaagatcagCGCTTTAGCATTAAGCTCCatgagaccttcgatgttgaaacggtacacAACGTCGACAAGTGTTTTTTCCGTAATTAATTAatcacgacttcaactatttcaacgtgtaattttcatcttttacgaTTTGACTAGCTTAttccatgccatgcaagacgctatgtcttggagaggatgggttttgaagaccatgaaagtttcgaaacaaagaaaattcacctaaggacccatcatggtatggattttgaagtaaatctgtacaattctcagagcgtaatccattttggttgcccaaattggaaagcactttgcaagatgtatgatttttatgaggatatgattgtcaccatggatcttggtgatcctgacatcgagcaagacaatatggacatttgggtccttgttgatacgcttccaattctaccgctatgtgagttttcaaacatagttattaactaatttatattgtttatttcaaaatagttgacagcttatttccattgacagcttattttcattcttcaaacaatgtgcggaagatggtagacaaaacccactacaccgatgacTCCGAactaacttatcaggagaaaaatcatctgatcgcattttgtactgaccttgagaattacaatacctattatcaTATTTCTCcaaattatggtcaatacgtgccactagtgcacgtgttaaACCACGATAACttccatggagataccctggtaagattatttactattacgacatccgtgcatcttttgcatacttctaaaactagtacatcattgctaactacgaagttattactatgtttttaacagaaaatcccgatggattgtgtgcctcatttgatgtatcagaatggtcgccttgatgttttgaacatacagccaagtcatcctacgaatctcacctgtccataccggatttctaaaaccggtgaacacatggtaatcaaagaatggaaaaaatgtattgACAGTCATAAGGAGGTTCTTGAAAGCAAAAGGacgcgaagcgcaagaattggagacaggatgatctccattctccataatggagagtcagggcctatattgttttatgctattttaccttaaagagggtatttaggtcctacctaatactgatgatcatgtgctaagaacaattaagtagggttggttcgatgactatgaggatgatgatcgtatgacttgttattaataacgagtagaagttgtatgatgatgattagtaggacttgttattatgatgatgcatgatgcgagcatgaagagttattatatatcagtgggtgaaatgaacatggattggattgaagtgaaggcaacatatggtgcatgtcgaaagtagtactaatccaaacttgatcaagttaggattagtatttctttcgacatgcaccacatgttgccttcacttcaatctaagccatgtttaggcataacAGTAGCATTgataaaccaagcacggagataagagaggacacttctctttATTAACTAGCTAACaccctaaattaaccccccaaaaccaccaaaacccaccctcttaaaaaaacaaaaacctcagctcttgccagctgctgacgcgtggatgccttttggtcctgTTGGTGCtatcaaccgggaccaaaggccctcctgcccgggctcgccgcagcggccacgtgaaggcccatctgtcccggttgatgtaagaaccgagactaaaggtatggggctttagtaccgaccctttagtcccggttcctgaaccgggacaaatgggtctcTAGAACTGagacaaatgggcctttttctactagtgttgctATCCATGTGTCagaaccatgagttggttgcAAGATCTTATGTGTTTCACCTCTAGCATACCCCAACTTGTTTAGGACTATTTCATATGTTAATCCAGATTTCCACTCTAATTATATTGTGTCGTCGTCATGATGGGAACAAACCGTTCAAGGTTTTCTTCTAACAGACTACATTCTTAGATAGATAATTCGGTTTGGACGTTAACATCTATTTTCTCTCTGAATTTTAGTGTAGGGTGGTCTTGGCTCTAGAACTTCATTGTTGGACATGGTGTGGATGATGATAATTACTGTGAATCTGGGCTCGCTCTAATCCGGATTAAAGGCTTGGGATCAAAAAACATGCAAGCAATTCAAGTTTATACAGTAAATTCAAAATCATAAATTTATCTGCAATTAAGCTTGCATATCTCTATCATCTGCTATGTCTATATCTCTACCATTCCTTCACTGGGAGGCTTCATAATTAATTTTGTCATACTTATATATTCTACATGATGAAAACAGTGTGTCCACATGGATTAGGAACCTTACGGCCTCACTGAATCACGACTTGGTTGAGAGGCAGCTACAGTGTATTCTTTCCTAGGCGAATATAGATATTTGTTTTTATGCAATTTTCCTCATGCTTGGTTAAAAGAAAAACATAAACATTAAGATATTTTTTTTCGAGAGTAAGCGAATGCGTCCAAATTTTTGTAGAAGGCAGAATTTCAATTACAAGACGACTACAACTTGTTGCGAACAACAAGCGTAGCACAGACTCCACACCAGGGCTAGTCCGAAGACAGccaccaacaacaacacaacTACAAAGCAAAAGGAGCCTGACCAAAACCAAGCAACCTCGTCGCGTCTCGACTAGTCCTGGCCATCTCAGGCCCGGCCCTGTCGGCCCACCCAGGCCCGGCCCTAAAATCCAGGGCCTAGGCCCGATGGGCTTGCccatgggccgggcttgggcctgagttttgagcccaccagcagggcctggacgggcttgggcttggcatattggcattttaaggaagaggcccggcccacggccctaagccctaatggcttttcagggctttttaccagatgggccgggcttgggcttgaAAAGTAGGCCCGATGGTAGGGCCTGGGAGGGCCTGGGCCTCAGTTTTCTGCCGTGGGCTTTTTCAGGCCCGGCCCAAGCCCGGCCCTGCCCGACCCATGGCCAGATATAGTCTCGACCAGCGCTGGTCACCTCCGAAGACAACCAACTCCAGCAGTACTTCCCTCGTCGATGCACCATCCACCCTTGATGCCAAAAAGGAGGTGGCAAGTAGATGGCGGAACTTGGTCGATACACTAAAGCCACCGTCTTGGACTCACCGGCTGCGACGTACATTGCGCCTCAGAAGCTCACCTTGGACAACAGCGAGCACCGGAGTAGCACAACAAGGACCTCAAGACCCGGTCTTCAAACACGATGCTCCCAACAGAGTGGTGACGATGAGGACACCGCCATCACGCCGGTTCAACTCCGAACCTAGGCTTTTGCGCGAAGACATCTACCAATCCCATGAGCGAGCGAGGGAGATGCCGACACACCTTGGCAACGCCTCCAAGGAGGGAAACGACAACCACGGGTGCCGTCGTCGCCAGCACCGACCGAATACGGGCTAGAATTTCTTCCGGATTGCCGTGCACCTCCATCCCTGCCCTCCGGATTGGGGCCACACTGTCCAGGTTGACCACTCCGCCGCAGCTGCAGCACATCGCCGGCGTAGCCGAGCTGTCGTGGTCCACCGAGGCCGCACAGGCAGAAGCAAAACAACCCGACACACCAAACCTCCCCGTGACTGCGAGCTCGCTGGTCTCCCTCCTGGCCGAATCAAGGACCACCAGGAGCCACACACAGCAGCAGTCAAGCCAACTCCGGCAGACGCCCGTGCCGAGCCCCTGCGGTCCAGATCTCGCCCATCCAGCCCGCGCCTTCACCTGCATCCTCCACGACCAGGACCTGGAGCAGGCACTACGATGGAGACGTCCGAGGACGAAGCAGGCTCGGCCACTGCAAGGCAGCCACTCCTGGCTgagcgccgccccgccgccatgGCCTCGTCGCGCCGCCTCCTCCTTTCTGCCGCCTGCTCCGTCATGCGCCGCCCGGATGACGCCGCTCCCCGCGCGAGGGAGGCCCGTCGGGGTGCGCCGACTGTgcccgccgccaccaccgccggcgCCGCTTAGGTGAGCTCGAGGTGGGTGGGACGCTGGGCACTAGGGTTTCGGCCCCCCGGGGTCGCCCGCGCGTGCGACCCGGGAGGGGAGGGGAAAGGGGACATAAAGATATTATCAAAACGTAGAGGCGTCACCGGCGCAGCAAAGCACGCCCTACCGCTTCTAGTTCTATTATTAAACATAATAAATTGGTAGAAAGTAAATACGGTGTTCCTAATGTATAATAGAAATCACATGTTAATGCCGCCACATAGAAACATCTTCTGCCTTAAGCAAAGAATGAGCGCCATTTCGCACCATTTCGCACACACGTGTGGTGAATTCACATTTTGCCCACATTTCACACATTTATTTATTTCTTACTTTTGTGTTCCTTTTCAATTTTAATTTCCTTTATGTTTAATTTTATTTAGGATTTGCTTTTTATCTTACTTTTTTTTAATTGTTAGTCATGTAGTTTCCTTGTGAAAGGTTAATAGAAATGATGCTTGTTCTACACTATAGTTCTGCAACCTCTAATATATCTCCCAATAGttacaccaagcagagcaggggaaaTTTGTTCTTTGGGTGACACTAGAAGAGATATTGATGCTTGTTCTGCACTAGCTAGTACCCAGTGGCGGAGGACGAAAAAAATTGAAGGTGGGGCGGACCTTTCACTAATAACCGTCGCGGCAACACGCCACCCAACACCGGCCACCGGCAATGCCGCTGCTGCTCACATGACCGACAACCATTTTTTCAGTTAAATTTAAGTTCAATGCACGGGGAGTTGTGAGACATTTTCCGATCATGAAAATTTCAGTTCATTGTCAGATAAGCAAATAAATTCCTGCATAAGCTGGTTATATACTTCATCCAAAACCTAGAGCCAAGCACCCGTTCTAATATCTCCTCGTGGCCTCATCTAATAAAATAGCCAAGCTGTGATACGTTATAAGAAAATTACCAAGCATGAACGAAAATTTTCAAGCGACGAGACAGCCGGCGCGGCTGCCCTGCTGTGAACGGAGGCAGCAGCAGCATGCGGCCGGGACGTTCTCTCGCAGCCAGCAGTGGGCTGCGCTCGCGAAGGATGGCGGGGACGGGGACAAGACCAGGGGAGTGGGGAGGCCAGGACGGCGACAGGCGGCGGCACATGAGCAGCCGATTAGGGAGGCGGCCGGCGACGCTCGCGTTGGAGGATTGGAGCGCATGGTGCGTTTGTGCAGAGGAGTTAGGTGGTGTTTGGTTCtctagtcctaggactttttttagtcccaattaaaaagtccctggtccctaaaaagtccctccctGTTTATTTCCAGAGACTAAAAAGTCCATAGTCCCTTTCTAGAGATTATTAAATGACCATGTTGCCCCTAGTATATAGAAAAATAACAATCAAACAACACCATGGGATGGCGGGCCAATGGGTGCATGGAGGGGCATTAttggaaaagtcccaaaaagactctccttgagagtcttcttcatttagtcccaaatgccTAGTTTAGTCctaaaaagtccctcccgtttggtAAAAAAGTCTCTAaaagggactttttctagtcctaCACAAAAAAGTCCCTGGAAAGAAACACCCCCtctttatttgggcctttcttttcTGAGTTGTGCCGGGCTGAACCCAAGCCCCACGACATGtcctcctttttcttttctgccGTGCTCCGGAGGCGTGTGTACACAACGAGACAATGTACCTGTATATAAAATCTTGCGCTAAATCAAGGTGGGGTGGGCGCCTGACCTCGCCCTACCGGGTACAGTAGTACCGATGAAGAACACCGAGCAAGAATCGATCTTTACAGGCGGAAATGAAACCAAACCAAACCAAATCAACTGGTGGCAATGGCGGGCGGGCTAGCAGCCGGAGATCTTGACCCTGAGGATGGTGCACTTGGTCTTGTTGAAGGCGATGGCGGCGACGTCCGAGTCGACGAGCTGCAGCCGGAGCGGGCAGATGATATCCAGGGGACACCACGTCTTGCGGGCCATGTCGTACTGCACCACCGCGTCCAGCCGCACCTCCACCTCGAACCAGCCGGCCTCCTTCTGCCTGGCGAACTCCGCCGCACCGGCTGCCGGCAGCTTGCGGTCGACCCCGCCGACCTCGAGGCGCACCGTTTTCTCCTCCTGTGCGTCGAGGTAGAGGTCCACCACCCCCGCGGCACTGGACTCGTCGTCGAAGCGGGTGCCGTTGAAGGAGAAGGCCGCGAGGGCGAGGTAGCTGATGCCCCGGTACAGGTTGGGGTTGCGCAGGGCAATGTGCACCGTGGCGTTGTACGACAGGAGCTGGAGCGGCGGCGGCTTCGCGGTGGAGTTCGGGGACGGGGAGAGCTCGAAGCGCGTGAGGAAGGCGTAGCCGGCGGTGGCAGTCGGCGGCTTGACGACGGCGAAGGGGGCGATGAGGCCCCCGGTGAGGAGCAGGAACGCCAACCAGAGGGCAGCCTTGGTCCAGGTGCACTCGCAGTGGCGCTTCTGCCACCAGTCGCGCTCCCAGCAGGCCATGGCTGGCTCAGCTGCTCCGCGGATCTCTCCCCGACGGCGAATGGAGACTGGGAGGGGTGGCTCAGCTAGGAGAGTGGAGCGCACGGCGGGGCGAGGTGGCGGGGAGCTGGGCCCGAATACTTGTGCCGAGGGGTGGGTCTTGTGAGCAGAGGAAACCAAATCAAACGGTGCTCCATGCTGGTTACCTCACCCAGAGTCCAGTCCAGAGAGCGCTTTgtactttttctttctttctttacCTTTACCATCTTTATCTAATGAGACATTGAAGGAGtaaaaactcaaataaaagaatTAACATACATGCCTGGAAGAAAAGGCAGGAGAAACACTATCGCAATGACACAACACAACATACGAGTGGGGGCCTTTTATATGATGAGGATGGCTGGAGAAAAGGGTGGGAGAGAGGTGGAGGGAAAACTTTGAGAGGGAGAAACTTGCAGGAAATAGAGGgtggaaaaaaaacaaaaaatatatagGATGGGGGCTGCAACGAGAGGGGCAAAGAGAAGAAaagcaaagaaaagaaataaaagataACAAAggaaagaaacaaataaaaaagaATGAAAATAAAAAATGTTTGTTGTATATCAGACACCTGGCAAGCATGAACATTACTAACTAACCAGCCCAGCCTTTGCCAAGTGTTTTCACACTTCCACTCGACAATGAGGAcgcgctgcccccccccccccccccccccccatcaacCGCGGCGATGAGGAGCACATATCATCACAGATTTTGCCGGGCGCCCAATTCTTTTCTGAGTGTTTCCTCACCTAGACCTGACAAAGGCAAGGCTTTGGCATGTGTCAACCGTTTACCGTGTTTTTTTCCTTGCACTCATTTTATGGGTTTTTTTATTGACTGTTCAAGATAAAACACTCGGCAAAGGTATGAGAAATCGACAAACTGGCCGATTTTGGCAGTGAGGGCGGAGTCCATCTAAACGCAGGCACCAAATGTCGGCCCCTTTCCCTAAAAGATGGAATAAAACTAAACCAATAGTCAGCCTCTAGTCACTTTGACAAATGTATTTGGATCAATGGCAATTTAACCATACATTTAAATCCAAATGTACTACTTGAAAGCTGTTCAACATGTTTTTAAAATTTTGTTGATCCCAAAAGCGACCTTCATGTCAAGCTTCCTATCCTCGAGTTTAATGAACTTCTTCTAAGTCATTGGTTGATCTAGTTGTTATGCCTATCGAGCTTCATCCAATAATGCATCATTATTAAGGGCTTGCTCTATGTTGTTTCGTACAACGTGCACACGCTTCTGGTTTAGACAATGACGTGATCAACAAGTTGCAACACTGAGCAAATCAATGAAAGCACCAACAATGTTGAGCAACAAGAAGATAAACTTACGAGCTTGATGAGTGACGTGTATCCTTCATGCCTTGAAACTGCACACTTTTGGCCAACCATGCATCACACAACAATTCATCCTCCTTCGCGGAGTACGCAACCATAGCGGTGATAGGAGCTGATGGTACCTGGGCGCCGCGGGATCCGGGGTGGAACGGTGGCGCTTGCCAAGGTGGTCAAGCGTTTGGCTGGAGCGACGGAGGTCCGACAAGGCCTAGACGATGGCCAAGGTGGTTCAGCGGCGACCACGGTCTCCATGGGTGCAGATACAGAGTACATGCAAAGGTACGGAgtaggggggaggggggaagaGCTCCATGTGGGGTATTTTGGTGTCGGAGCCTGACCCCTAAGCTTGGTTCCGTTTCTGGGATTTTGGACATCTAGACCAATTGAACAATTTTGATGACTGCCATTGGATGACAAAATCTGTCCGAACCATCCAATCTAGATGTTTGAGGGCGATTTGATTATCTACGTTGGAGTTGCCCTTATTCCCTAGAGTTATGTTTCTTTTCATAGTTATGTTGATCTTTTAGTTGAGTTCTAAATTTCTGTTTATACTATACTTGAAAATTAAATTAAAGTTACTTCAAAACAAACATCAACGGCAAAGACAGCGCCTGGAACTATCCAAGGACTGACATGCCATCGTCCAACATGCTCACCTTCGGCGGTCTGACATGCATTTCCACAAATGAGGCCACGCTGCCACTCTTCTGTCAACCGCGGCAAGAAGGGGCACATATCACAGATTTTGCCGGGCGCCCAATTCTTTGCCGAGTGTTTTCTATCTGCACTCGATGCACACGACACAGTGTGAACGATGTGTAGACGATGGGGCTATCAAGCCGTCCATGCAGGTTCATGCATGGCAACTCAGCGGTAGatgtgccatcgtgcacgcgtcGTGCACACTAGTGTCGTGTGCTCAGTAGTTTCGCTCGACAAAGGCAAGGCTTTGCCAAGTACCAGCCGGTTGCAGAGCGTGTTTTCCTGTGCACTCCGTGTCTTTGCCAAGTGTTTGACATACTGCCCAATATCGGCAGTGAGTCGTTAGTTATACCATGTGATGCTTTTGTTATTCTCTAGAGTTCTAAATTTATGTGTATACTACATACACTTGATGAAAAATTAGAAGTTACCTAGAAAACAAATAAAACAGTTGACCCATCAGCGGCATGCAACAACGCCTGCGACGGTCCAAGGAACTGACGTGCCATCGTCCAACTTTCTCACCTTCGGCGGTGCACCCTGCCCCGACTCCGGCAGACTGCCGGGGCGCTTACCAGCGGCACCGGCGTCACTTGCGGCCGCCATGTCGAGCAGTATCCCCGCCTGCTCGATTAACGTCGCGAGACCCCTGAACTCTCGCTTCGCCCGCTCCACGGACTCCGCGGGCTCCATCGCCACGGAGTCCAGGAGCTCCCGCAGCTGGCGCCGGCTCAACCCCGCCAGGTACCTCGTCACGGCGGCGCTGGGCGTCCCGGACACCTGCGACGCGGCGTGCGTGGCGCCCTCCACGCCCACGGGCAGGTCCGGGTCGTCGTCGCCGACGCGCCGGcgcccttgctgctgctgctgctccggtgCGGCGATgccgacgcggagcgcgcggccGTGGAGGGGGTGGCCGTGCAGGTTGCGGCAGGCGCTGCGGGCCGTCTCGTCGTCGAGGTACTCGCAGAAGGCGAAGCCGCGGGGCCTGCCGTTGTCTTTGTCGGTGGCCACGCGGAGGGACGCCACGGGGCCGATCTCCTCGCACGCGTCCCGGAGCTCCTTCTCGCTCGCCTGGTACGGGATGTTGCCCACGAACACCACGCTGCTGCAGCGGCACGACGTGGCGGTGATGCCGTCCATGGTGCTGGTTGCGCGGCGCGACGAGACGTTCGTATGACGCAGCGGCGCGCGGCCTGATTGCTATTGGTTTTGATGGTTTGAAGATTGGTAAAACTTAGGTTTATAGAAGCGGCTCCCGCGCCGACCTACGGTAGGTCGGGGACAGAGACCGGCACATTGGCGGTAACAAGACGTGTTCCTGTTGGAATTGA
This sequence is a window from Aegilops tauschii subsp. strangulata cultivar AL8/78 chromosome 7, Aet v6.0, whole genome shotgun sequence. Protein-coding genes within it:
- the LOC109748596 gene encoding uncharacterized protein — translated: MACWERDWWQKRHCECTWTKAALWLAFLLLTGGLIAPFAVVKPPTATAGYAFLTRFELSPSPNSTAKPPPLQLLSYNATVHIALRNPNLYRGISYLALAAFSFNGTRFDDESSAAGVVDLYLDAQEEKTVRLEVGGVDRKLPAAGAAEFARQKEAGWFEVEVRLDAVVQYDMARKTWCPLDIICPLRLQLVDSDVAAIAFNKTKCTILRVKISGC
- the LOC109748600 gene encoding cleavage stimulating factor 64 codes for the protein MDGITATSCRCSSVVFVGNIPYQASEKELRDACEEIGPVASLRVATDKDNGRPRGFAFCEYLDDETARSACRNLHGHPLHGRALRVGIAAPEQQQQQGRRRVGDDDPDLPVGVEGATHAASQVSGTPSAAVTRYLAGLSRRQLRELLDSVAMEPAESVERAKREFRGLATLIEQAGILLDMAAASDAGAAGKRPGSLPESGQGAPPKVRKLDDGTSVPWTVAGVVACR